The following is a genomic window from Laribacter hongkongensis DSM 14985.
CAGGCAAGACCACTTATCACAATTATGGTGTCGCCTCCCGCGAAACCGGCCAGCCGGTCCGGGAAACCACCCTGTTTGAAATCGGCTCCCTTTCCAAACCGTTTACTGCACTGATCGCCCAGCGGGCTGAAACCGAAGGCCGGATTGACCTGTCTGCACCGGCCAGCCGCTACGTTACCGCCCTGCGGGGCAGTGCATTCGACCGGATCACCCTCAGGCAGCTCGGTACTTATAGCGCAGGCGGATTACCGCTCCAGTTTCCTGACAATGTCACCACCCCGGCAGATGTGCTGGCTTATTACCGGCATTGGCAACCTGTCCATCCGGCAGGCACCACCCGGCTGTATTCCAATCCGAGCATTGGCCTGATGGGGCTGGCTGCCAGCCTGGCAACCGGAGAGTCCTTTGCCGGCCTGCTCGGGACAACGGTGCTGCAACCCCTCGGCATGAACTCGACCTATCTGCAAATGCCCCCGGAGGCCCGTTCACGTTATGCCATGGGTTATACCGCCGCCGGGAAACCGGTCAGGGTCAACCCCGGTCCGCTGGATGAGGAAACCTACGGCGTCAAGTCCACAACCGCAGACATGGCCGGATTTTTATTGGCGCATATGGACCCTGCACGCAGCAAAGGTGCATTGCGGTCGGCATTACAGCAAACACGTGTACCGGTTTATTGCGCCGGACAGACCCGGCAAGGACTGGGCTGGGAAAGTTATCAAGACTGGAAAAACCTCGACGTGCTGCTGGCGGGAAATTCAAATCAAATGGTGTTTGAGCCGCAGCCGGTGAAAGCCTGTCCTGCCGGCACCATGAATGAGCCCGATGTGTGGGTCAACAAGACCGGTTCTACTGCGGGATTCGGCGCTTATGCCGTATTCCTGCCTGCCCGACAAACCGGCATTGTCATCCTGGCCAACCGTAATTACCCGATTGCAGACCGTATCCGGCTCGCTCACGGAATTTTGACCGCATTGCACTGAGTCATCATGAATTGATTGGCAGCGGTGGATTCAAGCACTGAAAGGGAATGCGGCCCGGCCCCGGATGGATTGGTATCCGGGTCCGGGCCGCTTCGCCATGCATAAAAACCCGTCACGGCAATACCCAAAAGCAGCACATTCCGGGCAGACATGCATCCTTGTCCGAAATATTTCAGCCAGCCTTGAATCTTTTCCATAATCCAAAGCGCCCAAGACGGGCCTGGCAATTCAAGATGCCTGAATCGACTTTCGCGACCATCCTGCCATACAGGATCCGTGTGCAAACCGTCGCCGGATGAAAGCCCTCCAGCACCAGCAGCAAACCCGACGCTACTTGCACAAGCCTGCATTACCCGCCGGAAATCACGCCTGCTAGGCAGTTTCCGGAGCATGCCCGATCCAGCCAGTCCTGCATCCCCGGCCGGTTCCGGCACACCTTCAACCTGCTTTCCTGGTCAGCCGGGCAACGGCTAGCCCGTTCCACAAATCCACGGACATACGCGCGGCACGGTACGAAACCAGCGCAACAGCCACGGATCCCAGCATGTCGACCGGGTAGTGGACACCCACATACACCCGGGCCCAACCAACGATCCCTGCCAGCACCAGAGCCGGCCAGGTTTTCCGGAAGCCATATTGAAACACCAGCCCCAGAGCAAATGCACATGCCACGGCCATGTGACGGCTCGGGAATGAAGGCGATGGACCATGCTCGATCAACAGCATGCCAAGACCATCAACGAACGGGCGAGGATGCTGCACCAGAGAAGCAACCAGATTGGCCAGGACAGAGCTGTAGAGAATGGCCAGCACAATGACTGATACCGGCCGGATTGCTGACCGGCCCCGGGCGGCCAGCAGCAACAGTACAGGCACAATCAGGAAAATCAGATAAACAGCTGAAAACCTGGCTATCCCGTCCATCAAATAACCTGGATGCACCGAAGGATTGATAGCCAAAAACAGCAGCCGGTTGACCTGCTCGACCCATATAGGAAACACGACAGCCCCTTTAAAAAGCAAAAACCGCC
Proteins encoded in this region:
- a CDS encoding phosphatase PAP2 family protein — encoded protein: MFPIWVEQVNRLLFLAINPSVHPGYLMDGIARFSAVYLIFLIVPVLLLLAARGRSAIRPVSVIVLAILYSSVLANLVASLVQHPRPFVDGLGMLLIEHGPSPSFPSRHMAVACAFALGLVFQYGFRKTWPALVLAGIVGWARVYVGVHYPVDMLGSVAVALVSYRAARMSVDLWNGLAVARLTRKAG
- a CDS encoding class C beta-lactamase LHK-1; translated protein: MKKRITPFSRFASKGLFACSTGMLLVTVAHAANTAAAGMDAMIQTVMQAHQIPGMAIAIIQSGKTTYHNYGVASRETGQPVRETTLFEIGSLSKPFTALIAQRAETEGRIDLSAPASRYVTALRGSAFDRITLRQLGTYSAGGLPLQFPDNVTTPADVLAYYRHWQPVHPAGTTRLYSNPSIGLMGLAASLATGESFAGLLGTTVLQPLGMNSTYLQMPPEARSRYAMGYTAAGKPVRVNPGPLDEETYGVKSTTADMAGFLLAHMDPARSKGALRSALQQTRVPVYCAGQTRQGLGWESYQDWKNLDVLLAGNSNQMVFEPQPVKACPAGTMNEPDVWVNKTGSTAGFGAYAVFLPARQTGIVILANRNYPIADRIRLAHGILTALH